acctgttggtgaccttctgctgttgttttttatttggtcgggttgttgtctctttgacacattccccatttccattctcaattttatatggcgttaaacaatgttaaaaatttattatcTGATATTCGTCTTTAAAAGGCACCAAAAAAAGTATGTTGATTAATGtactatatatatttggtaCTATGTATTTGTCTAGCAGTGGGTCGATAATGCTTGAGTCGGTACATTTTTTCCCAAGAAAAttgtgggttaaacctggttttatagctagtatGACCGTTGCTTATAGTTCCGTTGTACTGAAAACATTGAGTGAGCAACACAAACCGACAACTGACTATAAAATTTAagcaaacatacaaataaatcgAACAAAGACGCAAACAAAATAAAGCTGTAGTAGATAGTTTGTCAATGACATAAACAAAACTCTGGGCCATATGGAAGTACAGAAAATACACAGCTGTTATAGAGTCTGAGCATGGTCTTCTTTGAAAAGGCTGTTATTTTCCAGATGTTGCCTAGTCTAATGAATGCGGATCTAGCTTTTCTTAGTCTAATCTTTAGATCCCTTTCAGCACTATCTTCTGTTTTACACAACTGCCTAGATAATTAAATGAATCTACTGTTTCAAGCTGTTTTCCTTCTATAAATATGACAGGATGTCTCTCTGTATTTAGGTACATTAGCTTTGTCTTTTTGGCATTGATCTTAAGTCCACTCATTTTAGTTGTTTCTTCTAGCTTTTTGGTCGTCTCCTTCATATGGTCTTTGGTATGAAATAAAAGTGCTAAATCATCATCATAGTCTGTGTCCTCAAGTGTGGTACAAAGTGTCCATCTCCGTCCATTGTTACTTTCTGCTGGGGTTGTTCTCATTACCAAACCAAAAGCAATTCTGAACAGAACAGATGACATAACACATCCTTGTCTTACTCCAGATTTTACAAGGAAACTAGTGTCAGCTTCAGAGTTGATGGTACTTGAGAAATTTGTATAGAACTGCTTTATTAGATGCACTATCTTACCTGGTATTCCATAGTTTCTCAGAATTACCCAAAAGATTTTCCCGGTGTAAGCTGTCAACAAATTTAC
This is a stretch of genomic DNA from Mytilus trossulus isolate FHL-02 chromosome 6, PNRI_Mtr1.1.1.hap1, whole genome shotgun sequence. It encodes these proteins:
- the LOC134722702 gene encoding uncharacterized protein LOC134722702 yields the protein MSSVLFRIAFGLVMRTTPAESNNGRRWTLCTTLEDTDYDDDLALLFHTKDHMKETTKKLEETTKMSGLKINAKKTKLMYLNTERHPVIFIEGKQLETVDSFNYLGSCVKQKIVLKGI